ACGTAGGAGCGGATTTGGTTTCCCCAGCCAATGTCAGTTTTCCCGGTCTCTTCCTTTTCCTTTTCCGCTTCCCGCAGGTCTTCATAATACTGATAGAGGCGGGAGCGCAAAATCACCATGGCGCGCTCACGGTTTTGAATCTGTGAACGTTCATTTTGGCAGGAAACCACAATCCCCGTGGGCAAATGCGTGATGCGCACTGCGGAATCAGTGGTATTCACATGTTGTCCGCCCGCGCCGCTGGAACGATAGGTATCCACCTTGAGGTCTTTGGGGTCGATATCCACTTCGATATCGTCTTCAAATTCCGGATAAACGTAAACCGAGGCAAACGAAGTCTGACGCTTGCCCTGGGCGTTGAAGGGTGAAATTCTCACCAGGCGATGAACCCCGATTTCGTTTTTCAACCTGCCATAGACATAGTTTCCCCGAATTTCGATGCTCACGCTTTTCATGCCGGCTTCTTCTCCGGGCAGGGAATCAATCACCGTAGTACCGAAGCTGTTTTGTTCCGCCCAGCGCAGATACATTCTCATGAGCATTTCCGCCCAATCCTGAGCTTCGGTTCCCCCCGCGCCGGCGTGGATAATCAACAGCGCGTCTTCGCTGTCATATTTTTCGTTCAGATAGCATTCGGTTTCAGATTTTTCAATAAATTGTTTTTGAGCCTTCAGCTCCGCCTCCGCCTCTGTCAAAAGTGATGAATCCTCGTCCAAAAGCACAAGATAGGTTTCCAAGTCTCCCTGCAGGTTTTTCAGCGTGCCGATGTGGGAAATATCGTCGTTAATCTGGCTCAATTGACGCGTGATTTTTTTCGCCCGGCTTTGGTCGCTCCAAAAATCCGGACTGTTCACCTCATCCTGAAGTTTGAGGGCTT
This genomic stretch from Candidatus Cloacimonadota bacterium harbors:
- a CDS encoding peptide chain release factor 2, with the protein product MEGKQAQALKLQDEVNSPDFWSDQSRAKKITRQLSQINDDISHIGTLKNLQGDLETYLVLLDEDSSLLTEAEAELKAQKQFIEKSETECYLNEKYDSEDALLIIHAGAGGTEAQDWAEMLMRMYLRWAEQNSFGTTVIDSLPGEEAGMKSVSIEIRGNYVYGRLKNEIGVHRLVRISPFNAQGKRQTSFASVYVYPEFEDDIEVDIDPKDLKVDTYRSSGAGGQHVNTTDSAVRITHLPTGIVVSCQNERSQIQNRERAMVILRSRLYQYYEDLREAEKEKEETGKTDIGWGNQIRSYVFQPYQMVKDHRTNHEVGQVDRVMDGDLDGFIYARLKQRALEKSK